Proteins encoded within one genomic window of Oncorhynchus nerka isolate Pitt River linkage group LG9b, Oner_Uvic_2.0, whole genome shotgun sequence:
- the chrng gene encoding acetylcholine receptor subunit gamma: MDLNAGSQRFLPLGLWIFLFIFTTAVAGVNLEGELFKDLMRGYNKNVRPMEKSGDITQVTVKMTLTNLISLNEKEEALTTSVWIEMKWCDYRLRWDQPPRSVLYGNLTSQMRIPSKSIWLPDIILENNVDGKFEIAMYCNALVSPGGCVYWLPPAIYRSACSITVNYFPFDWQNCTMVFRSQTYNANEIELVLTEEDNQPVEWVVIDPEAFTENGEWIIKHRPAKKMINQRYTKDELEYQEVVFFLMIQRKPLFYVINIIVPCVLISSLGLLVYFLPAKAGGQKCTVSIMILLAQTVFLILIANKVPETSQTVPLIGKYLMFVMSVATIIVMNCVIVLNLSLRSPNTHIMNNKVRKVLLNILPRLLRMQTRPWTPSEDCDLSDGTGNGHSHSTDSGSNIFLDPCRRRSSLGLIIKAEEYVMKTARSELMFSRLRERDGLMKSALEKIYNSLEGSTAQDLGTSLAQASPEVRQCVESCKHIAKSARQQNNFESENEEWFLVGRVIDRVCFIAMALSFFMGTIGIFLMGHFNQPPSVPFPGDPRKYLPPSGNNITDPTGNDTGENLLG, encoded by the exons ATGGATCTCAACGCAGGTTCTCAACGCTTTCTACCACTCGGTCTATGGATATTTCTCTTCATCTTCACTACTG CAGTAGCAGGGGTGAACCTGGAGGGGGAGCTGTTCAAGGACCTGATGAGAGGCTACAACAAGAACGTCCGGCCCATGGAGAAGAGTGGTGACATTACACAGGTCACCGTCAAGATGACCCTCACCAACCTTATTTccctg AATGAAAAGGAAGAAGCCCTTACAACCAGCGTCTGGATTGAAATG AAATGGTGTGACTACAGGCTGAGGTGGGACCAACCTCCCAGGTCTGTCCTGTACGGAAACCTCACCTCCCAGATGAGGATCCCATCCAAGAGCATCTGGCTGCCTGACATCATCCTGGAGAACAA tgTAGACGGAAAGTTTGAGATAGCCATGTACTGTAATGCCCTGGTGTCTCCTGGTGGCTGTGTGTACTGGCTGCCTCCTGCCATCTATCGCAGCGCCTGCTCCATCACCGTGAACTACTTCCCCTTCGACTGGCAGAACTGCACCATGGTGTTCCG TTCCCAGACCTACAACGCTAACGAGATAGAACTAGTTCTCACAGAGGAGGACAACCAGCCTGTGGAGTGGGTGGTGATCGACCCCGAGGCTTTTACAG AGAATGGGGAGTGGATCATCAAACACAGGCCTGCTAAGAAGATGATTAACCAGCGCTACACTAAAGATGAGTTAGAGTaccaggaagtggtgttcttccTGATGATCCAGAGGAAACCTCTGTTCTATGTCATCAACATCATCGTTCCCTGTGTCCTCATCTCATCCCTGGGCCTGCTCGTCTACTTCCTGCCTGCCAAAG CTGGGGGTCAGAAGTGCACCGTGTCCATCATGATTCTCCTGGCCCAGACTGTCTTCCTCATCCTCATAGCCAACAAGGTCCCAGAAACCTCCCAGACTGTTCCTCTTATCGGAAA GTACCTGATGTTTGTCATGTCCGTGGCCACCATCATAGTAATGAACTGTGTCATCGTGCTGAACCTGTCTCTAAGATCCCCCAATACACACATCATGAACAATAAAGTCAGGAAG GTCCTGCTGAACATCCTGCCTCGGCTGCTGAGGATGCAGACGCGACCGTGGACACCGTCTGAGGACTGTGACCTCAGTGATGGAACAGGTAATGGTCACAGTCACAGTACCGACAGTGGGAGTAACATATTTCTAGACCCCTGCCGGCGTCGCAGCTCCCTAGGACTCATCATCAAGGCAGAGGAATACGTCATGAAGACGGCCCGGTCTGAACTCATGTTCTccaggctcagagagagagacggcctCATGAAATCTGCACTGGAGAAGATCT ATAACAGTCTTGAGGGGAGTACGGCACAAGACCTGGGGACCAGCCTGGCCCAGGCTTCACCGGAGGTACGCCAGTGTGTGGAATCCTGCAAACATATTGCCAAGAGTGCAAGGCAACAAAACAACTTTGAGAGT GAGAATGAGGAGTGGTTCCTGGTTGGCCGGGTGATTGACAGGGTGTGCTTCATCGCCATGGCGCTGTCGTTCTTCATGGGCACCATCGGAATCTTCCTGATGGGGCATTTCAACCAGCCCCCCTCCGTACCTTTCCCTGGTGATCCCAGGAAGTACCTTCCTCCGTCAGGGAATAACATCACCGATCCCACTGGGAATGACACTGGTGAAAATCTACTGGGTTGA